cactctgccccctctcctacccccagcTCCCACTCTGCCCCCTCTCCTATCCCCAGCTCCcactctgcccctctcctacccccagctcccactctgcccctctcctacccccagctcccactctgccccctctcctacccccagctcccactctgccccctctcctacccccagctcccactctgccccctctcctacccccagcTCCCACTCAGCTCACATGTATAACCCTCCCCTGTAGAACACCCTGTgcctccccccccagcccagcccTCCTTGCCCCGGGGCAGTGTGTATCCTGTGGGATAGGCCTGGGCTTGTCTGCCCCATCCCTCCTGCCTCTCCCACCGGCCGCGAATGGGACTCTGAGCAGCTCTGCCCCCGGGGCCCTTACGTGTCCTATTAACTGATTCTAGGGGCCAACTCTGTCCTCCTCCTGCCTTATTCTGGGGTCCCCCTTATCCCTCCCTCTGGGGCCCCTCCAATAGTATCCTACCCCTCCCTCTGGGGTCCCCCTTATCTCTCCCTCTGGGGCCCTCCAATAGTATCCTACCCCTCCCTCTGGGGTCCCCCTTATCTCTCCCTCTGGGGCCCTCCAATAGTATCCTACCCCTCCCTCTGGGGTCCCCCTTATCTCTCCCTCTGGGGCCCTCCAATAGTATCCTACCCCTCCCTCTGGGCCCCTCCAATAGTATCCTACCCCTCCCTCTGGGGTCCCCCTTATCTCTCCCTCTGGGGCCCTCCAATAGTATCCTACCCCTCCCTCTGGGGCCCTCCAATAGTATCCTACCCCTCCCTCTGGGGCCCCTCCAATAGTATCCTACCCCTCCCTCTGGGGCCCTCCAATAGTATCCTACCCCTCCCTCTGGGGCCCTCCAATAGTATCCTACCCCTCCCTCTGGGGCCCCTTCTTATCCCTCCCTCTGGGGCCCCTCCAATAGTATCCTACCCCTCCCTCTGGGGCCCTCCAATAGTATCCTACCCCTCCCTCTGGGGCCCTCCAATAGTATCCTACTCCTCCCTCTGGGGCCCTCCAATAGTATCCTACCCCTCCCTCTGGGGCCCTCCAATAGTATCCTACCCCTCCCTCTGGGGCCTTTATGCTACGTGGGGCAGCCCAGCATTAGGGATTTTTGGCCCTTTGACAGACTGGGTGGGGGCAGTAGGGGGTCcatgtataaatattaaataggaatcattattaaaaggaaataataagAGTGATGTATGATTGTGTGCTCTCTCCCCACACAGGTCCCGGCCCATCGCCCCCTACTGGTTGGGTATAAGCAGTTCTACTGCCCCATAAATCTGATATCGTGATGCCACCCTGGCGAGTGGCGCAGTATTTACCCCCCTGCCTGCGATGACCCCCAGCAAACTACGAGGCCGACCCTTCTACTGTAGGGAATGGGCGTTACAGAGACTGCAGCACTGCCTGGAAGGGCTCGGGGGGACCAGGACCCCCGGCATTCTCATCACCGGGGCCCCCGGGGCAGGAAAGACAGCGCTGTGTGCAGAGATCTTATGGCCCAGCTCAGAGGCCGGATGTTGCTCCCGGCTCAGTTCCAGGGTCCTGGCATATCACTTCTGCCAAGCTCACACCCACGCCAGCCTGTGCCCTCACCAATTCATCCAGAGCCTGGCACAGCAACTGCGAGAGAGCCCCCTCATCAGCGGGTACAATGCAGATACAGAGGCCTGTCAGGGGGATCTCGACGAGGCCTTCAAACGGTGAGCGGTTTGTTCTGGGTATGATctgcaccccaaatcccccctcttatagttccaggggtacccagggcacaaataagcactcaccccaaatccccccctaactggccttcaggctgggcccccttagcccataacaaggttacagatatatagaaacattggggtaacagtcaccccgctatagttccaggggtacccagggcacaaataagcactcaccccaaatccccccctaactggccttcaggctgggcccccttagcccataacaaggttacagatatatagaaacattggggtaacagtcaccctgctatagttccaggggtacccagggcacaaataagcaccccaaatccccccctaactggccttcaggctgggcccccttagcccataacaaggttacagatatatagaaacattggggtaacagtcaccccgctatagttccaggggtacccagggcacaaataagcactcaccccaaatcccccctaactggccttcaggctgggccccctagcccataacaaggttacagatatatagaaacattggggtaacagtcaccccgctatagttccaggggtacccagggcacaaataagcactcaccccaaatccccccctaactggccttcaggctgggcccccttagcccataacaaggttacagatatatagaaacattggggtaacagtcaccccgctatagttccaggggtacccagggcacaaataagcactcaccccaaatccccccctaactggccttcaggctgggcccccttagcccataacaaggttacagatatatagaaacattggggtaacagtcaccccgctatagttccaggggtacccagggcacaaataagcactcaccccaaatccccccctaactggccttcaggctgggcccccttagcccataacaaggttacagatatatagaaacattggggtaacagtcaccccgctatagttctggggtacccagggcacaggaATGTACTAAGTGGCTCCTCCCTTCCAGGTTGTTGCTCCTCCCCCTGCTGGCACTGCCCGCCCCCACACAAAACCTTTTCCTCCTTGTGGACTCTCTGGACGAGACCTGCAGTTGCTGCCAATCCGAGGGGTTCCCGTCAGAGACCAATTGCAGCATCGCTGAGCTGCTGGCCAATCACCATGAGCTCCTGCCCCCCTGGTTGCTGTTGGTTTGCTCCGCTCGGAGGCAGAATAAAGCTGTGAGCCGGATGTTTACAGGTGAGGGgcccggcgggggggggggggcagtgagggtaacattgcattgtgggtagatAATGATGCGCCCCAGCTAGACACCCTGGGGGGAGGTTCCCATGGGGCAGATAGGGTAGTTGTAAACCTATAATATGCCCTCTTGCTGGTGGGCAATCCTTAGCCCGGCCTTGTGTAGCCTGGGCGTCTCCTAATCCCCTGACAGGGGTGCAGCGCCACCTGGTGTCCGTATTGGGTGCTCACAGGCCGGGCAATAAGGGCTGTACTAATGGTGCCAATGGGATCCCAAGAGGGGGAAGATGGTGCTGAAAGTTCTTGGGCCTGGTTCTGGGCTAAATCTAAACCCACCCATTGGCAGAATATTTTGGGCCCCCCGGTTGTTTAACTTGATGGGCCCCAGAGTAAAGGCCCAAATATAAGGGTACATGTTTACTGCCTGTGTATTTATGAACCCCCTGTTCTCGCGTGCAGGATTCCGCCGGCTGTGCCTGGACGACCTGCGTAAGGCTCACATTGTGCGGGACGTTCAGCAGTACATCCTGTGCCGATTGGACCGCGAGGAGGCTCTGCGCCAACACCTGACCCTGGACACGGCCGAGATGCTCAACCAGCTGCACATCAAGAGCAACGGCTGCTTCCTGTACCTGGAGAGGGTGTTGGACGGCGTGGCCGAGGGCTCCATTCTGCTCCGAGAGATCCGCCATATTCCCGGCACCCTGAACGGCCTCTACCTGTGGCTCTGCCAGCGGCTCTTCTCCGGCAAGCAGTTCTACCAGGCCCAGGCGCTCCTCAACGTCCTCCTGGCATCTCCTCGGCCCCTTTCCGCGTCCGAACTGCGCGGCGCCGCTTGGACCAAGCAGATGCAGAACTGGAGCGAAAGAGACTTCGAGAAGAGCTTGGAGTCCATCTCTGGGCTGCTGAGATCGGTGGACGAGCCGCAAGGTTCCCAGGTTCTGTTCCACCACAGCTTCTCCGAGTGGCTCCTGGATGTGAAGTACTGTACCCAGAAGTACCTGTGCAACGTGTCCGAGGGCCACAGCATGTTGGCCATGACCCTTTCTACCCGGGCCCAATACCTGCAGCCCAACGAGGTTCACCAACTGGCCAGACATCTTCTCCTGTGTGATCTACGAGGGCTGGAACCCTCACACCTGGCACTGTGGCTCCTATGGACCGGGGTCCCCGTCTCAGACTGTTTGGTCTCCGACATCCCGTTGGAGCTTGATGTCCTGCAGCTGCTACTATTGGCCGGGGCCCATCTGGATGGCTCTTGCGACCTGCTGGACTCTGATGTTCTAAGGAAGACTCTGGAAAAGGGGGCGTCAGTGGAACTGTTGTTGGAGAATGGGGCCGGGCTGCACCAGCGAGACAGGAACGGGCGCACTCTCCTGGCAGCGGCTGCCCATGCCGGGAACCTGGAGGCGGTAAAGCTGATGCTCTCCATGGGGGCAGACCTGGAGACCACTGATGAAGACGGGCAGACGCCCTTAGGTCTGGCTGCTCACCAAGGCCATCTCGCTATAGTCCAACTGCTCCTCAGTCATGGCGCCCAACCTGACCATCCAGACAACCGAGGATGGACCCCTTTGCGGTCGGCTGcatgggggggccacacagaaatAGTGGAAGCACTTCTGTCCGCTGGAGCCCAACCCGATGTGTGTGGGTCGGACGGACGAACGGCTCTCAGAGCAGCTGCTTGGGGGGGACATGAAGGGGCAGTTAAAGCCCTATTAAAGGCTGGGGCCCAAGCAGATCATGCAGATCCCGAGGGCCGAACGCCTCTCATGGCCGCCTCCTACATGGGCCATAGACCCGTGGCCAAGTTGTTCCTGGACGCTGGGGTTGATGTCAATAGATCCGACTCCGAAGGCCGCACCGCATTGGCCGTCGCCTGCCTGTGTATTCCCGCTGGGCGGGGCTACCCCGAGTTGATCTCCCTCTTGCTGGAGCACAGAGCTGACACGGAGCTGCCGGACGGGGACGGGATGACCCCTTTACTGGTCGCTGCCTACGAGGGGCAGGCTGAGGTGGCAGAGCTGTTACTGGAGGCCGGAGCCGACCCCGACAGAGCGGGCAGAGGAAGGATGACACCACTGCTTGCCGCTGCCCTGGGGGGCCACGCCGAAACGGTGAGAGTCCTGCTGCTGTGGGGGGCAGCAACCGATGCCACGGACACAGAGGGCAGGTCTGCCCTGGGCATGGCGGCTTCCGCAGCCAGAGGGGAGGAGGCAGTGCGGGTTCTGTTGGAGAGGGGCCTAGACGAGAACCACCGTGACCAACTGGGCTGGGCACCCCTTCACTGGGCCGCTTGTGAGGGCAGGAGAAACTCGTGCCGGGCTTTGGTGGATGGAGGAGCCAAAGTGTCAGCGAGAGACAGAGAGGGGTGCACCCCGCTACACCTGGCGGCTCAGGAGGGTCACACCAGCTCCGCTGAACTTCTCATAAACCGGGGGGCCCCCATAGATCAGCGGGACGCGGATGGGAGGACTGCTTTGTGCCTGGCAGCTCTTGGGGATCACCGGGGGCCGGTGGAACTGCTGCTGAGGAAAGGGGCAGACCCCAATGTAAAGGACAGTAAGGGGGTACCCCTCCTGCAGCTGCTGGTGTTACAGGGGCAGATGGCGATGGTAGAATTGCTAGTGGAACAGGGGGCAGATATTGAAGGGCAGGACCCCGAGCAACGCACAGCTTTACATGCTGCCTGCTGGCAGGGCAACTGGGAAATGGCTCAGCTGCTTCTAGTGAAGGGCAAAGCCCAGCCTAATGCCCCTGACAAGGACAGGAGGACCCCTCTACACTGTGCCACCTGGCGAGGGCACCCCAGCATCGCCCGCCTCCTTCTGCAGCACAAGGCCTTCCCCGATGCACAGTGCTCTCAGGGCGCCACTCCCCTATGCATCGCTGCCCAAGAAGGCCATGAGGATTTGGCCAGGGTTCTCCTAGAGGAGGGTAAGGCCTATGCGCAACATGCCGATAACTACGGGCGTACTCCTGTAAGGGTGGCAGCTAAAGGCGGGCATCTAGCCATAGTCCATCTGTTGGTGAGCCATGGGGCACCGCCATATCAGGGTCCAATGGGGCAAGCTCCGGAGAAGAGAACCCCAGAGAAGAAGCCAATGTGCCGACAGGAGGACAGTTGGTCTACATTATCCCCAGTGTCCACAGGCAGCTGCTCCATGGAAAACTCCCTGAAAAGTTCCCAAGGGTCCATCCTGACCTCTTCCACTTACCACTCTCAGGCCACTGTCCCAATGGACAGCTTGACCTTTACTCAGCAGGTTCAGCAACACTCCTTACCTCGCAGCCGCTCCCGGCAAGCCATTGCCCTCACCGGCATGATTAATTACCCAGTTCCTCAGGGTGCCTCAGGGTCTCACCTGGCGAGGCCGTCGGCCATGTTGCACCAAACCTCCAGCTCCTTTCAGGACTTGGGGGCGTGGGAAGGTGTCGGGGGCCACAATCAGTTCTCCTGCCCTTCTGAGTATGAGCTCAAGCGGAACTGCATCCTCACCAACCCAAAGTACGGAAGCCCCAAGTACCCCCACGCTAAGACCGGGGACAGCGGCTTTAGCCTAGAAAGGAATGGTCACAATGTGTCCTCTCCTGGTGGGACAAGGGTCCATATGTTCAGCCAACACCAAACGGGCAGCTCAGGATATTCCTCCCGAGGTACTGTGAGCCCGGGGGAGGTCAGGGAGGCTGGGGACCCCCTGCGCTCAGCACTGAAATGTGGGGTCCCTGTGTATCCCCCGAGGGATGAGGTCTCTCTGTACCCGACCAAGAAAGCCGCCAACCCTGTGTCCTCTCCCAAGAAAATGGGGAACCCAAGGAAAGGTGGGGAAGCTGTACTTTCTCACAAAATAATTCCAGAACCCACACACTCTCCTAGGAAAGTCACGGAACCCACACACTCTCCTAGGAAAGTCACGGAACCCACACACTCTCCTAGGAAAGTCACGGAACCCACACACTCTCCTAGGAAAGTCACGGAACCCACACACTCTCCTAGGAAAGTCACAGAACCCACACACTCTCCTTGGAAGGTTACAGAACCCTCACACTCTCCTAGGAAAGTCACGGAACCCACACACTCTCCTTGGAAGGTCACAGAACCCCCACATTCTCCTAGGAAAGTCACAGAACCCACACACTCTCCTTGGAAGGTCACAGAACCCCCACATTCTCCTTGGAAGGTCACAGAACCCCCACATTCTCCTAGGAAAGTCACAGAACCCTCACATTCTCCTAGGAAAGTCACAGAACCCTCACATTCTCCTTGGAAGGTTACAGAACCCCCTTACTCTCCTTGGAAGGTTACAGAACCCCCTTACTCTCCTTGGAAGGTTACAGAACCCCCTTACTCTCCTTGGAAGGTTACAGAACCCAAGCACTCTACCCCCAATGTTCCACAGCCCAAGAGAATGTTGGAACCTGATCATTATTCCAAGAAAATTCCAGAATCCATTAACTCTTTCCAAACAGTGGGTGAACCTATGGATTCCCCTAGGAAATCTGGGGAACCCCATTACTCTCCCAGGAAGATGACTGAGCCCATACATTCCCCAAGGAGAACTGGGCACGTTGTATATTCACCAAGAGACCCCTCCTGCTCTCCTACAAAAACCACTGATACCAGGATgtccccactcagcccccccacTGATACCCCGGGGTCGCCTGTTATATCCATCACCACTATGGACCCTCAGCTCCACCTGAAACAAGCAATTAAACTGCAGTTTGAGGGGCGCACCTGCGGGTTCAACTACAGGAAGGAAACTCCCCTCTGAGGTTGGTATTGTGACTGGGCATGGATTTGTGTTCTGCGGTCTGAATACTGGGGTGTGAGATGTGTGTGTggtgccatcttaccctactgtccccatcttgccctactgtctccatcttaccctactgtccccatcttgccctactgtctccatcttgccctactgtctccatcttgccctactgtctccatcttgccctactgtccccatcttgccctactgtctccatcttaccctactgtccccatcttgccctactgtctccatcttgccctactgtctccatcttgttcctctgtctccatcttgccctactgtctccatcttgccctactgtctccatcttgccctactgtctccatcttgttcctctgtctccatcttgccctactgtctccatcttgccctactgtctccatcttgccctactgtctccatcttgttcctctgtctccatcttgccctactgtctccatcttgccctactgtctccatcttgccctactgtctccatcttgccctactgtctccatcttgccctactgtctccatcttgttcctctgtctccatcttgccctactgtctccatcttgccctactgtctccatcttgccctactgtctccatcttgttcctctgtctccatcttgccctactgtctccatcttgccctactgtctccatcttgccctactgtctccatcttgttcctctgtctccatcttgtcctactgtctccatcttgccctactgtctccatcttgtcctactgtctccatcttgtcctactgtctccatcttgccctactgtctccatcttgttcctctgtctccatcttgtcctactgtctccatattgccctactgtccccatcttgccctactgtccccatcttgccctactgtccccatcttaccctactgtctccatcttgccctactgtctccatcttgccctactgtctccatcttgccctactgtctccatcttgccctactgtctccatcttgtcctactgtctccatcttgccctactgtctccatcttgccctactgtctccatcttgccctactgtctccatcttgccctactgtctccatcttgccctactgtctccatcttgtcctactgtctccatcttgccaatCTATAAATCTCTCCCTGTTCCCCTGACAGACGCGGGTGCTACTAAGTGGGACCCAGATGGTGGCTGTGGGAGAGGCCCCTACACGGTGCAAACGTGGCCAGAGGAACCGTATGAGGAGCCACAatcgggggggcggggggggtatCTCCGTCAGTTGGATTCATCTCCtgcccccactcacactcagggGGAAGATGCCTCATCCCACCAACTGGACACTAAAGTTTCCTTCTCCACCAGAGGAGGCGCCAGATCTCTGCTTCAGAGTTGGGACCATCGCAAGGGACCTGCTCACTGGGTACCGGGTGGCACATCTGTTGGTCCCAGTAAAGCTCCTACTGATACTGACGTGTGGGAAGGTGTTTACTCCTCTATCGCTTGTGCCTCTATTGTGTCTGTACTGTCATTTGTAAATAAATAGGAACAACTGTGTCCTGATTCATTGCTCTCCTATAAttactatgagcaaacttagggggctgttcctgctgaattgtgcttagtacaggggaatccctatgtgccatagttttatggtatctctctgtacaggctatgagcaaacttagggggctgttcctgctgaattgtgcttagtacaggggaatccctatgtgccatagttttatggtatctctctgtacaggctatgggcaaacttagggggctgttcctgctgaattgtgcttagtacaggggaatccctatgtgccatagctttatgggatctctctgtacaggctatgagcaaacttagggggctgttcctgctgaattgtgcttagtacaggggaatccctatgtgccatagttttatggtatctctctgtacaggctatgggcaaacttagggggctgttcctgctgaattgtgcttagtacaggggaatccccatgtgccatagttttatggtatctctctgtacaggctatgagcaaacttagggggctgttcctgctgaattgtgcttagtacaggggaatccctatgtgccatagttttatggtatctctctgtacaggctatgagcaaacttagggggctgttcctgctgaattgtgcttagtacaggggaatccctatgtgccatagttttatggtatctctctgtacaggctatgggcaaacttagggggctgttcctgctgaattgtgcttagtacaggggaatccctatgtgccatagttttatggtatctctctgtacaggctatgagcaaacttagggggctgttcctgctgaattgtgcttagtacaggggaatccctatgtgccatagttttatggtatctctctgtacaggctatgggcaaacttagggggctgttcctgctgaattgtgcttagtacaggggaatccctatgtgccatagttttatggtatctctctgtacaggctatgggcaaacttagggggctgttcctgctgaattgtgcttagtacggggaatccctatgtgccatagttttatggtatctctctgtacaggctatgagcaaacttagggggctgttcctgctgaattgtgcttagtacaggggaatccctatgtgccatagttttatggtatctctttgtacaggctatgagcaaacttagggggctgttcctgctgaattgtgcttagtacaggggaatccctatgtgccatagttttatggtatctctctgtacaggctatgagcaaacttaggggctgttcctgctgaattgtgcttagtacaggggaatccctatgtgccatagttttatggtatctctctgtacaggctatgagcaaacttagggggctgttcctgctgaattgtgcttagtacaggggaatccctatgtgccatagttttatggtatctctctgtacaggctatgagcaaacttagggggctgttcctgctgaattgtgctgttCCAGTAACCCCCCCGTAGAGCTTACTGGAAgagaaagggcacttacctgcAGTTACAGTTCATCATTCTGCCCCAGGGAAAGAGACGGAGAATCTCAGAGCTGATTGGCCGGATATTTATCTCCGTGTGACCGGGCGCAGCTGCCAGGCCGGTGCCAGTGGGAAGGGGGCAAATATTGACATTTAGGGCAGGTTTCCCTTTGCCAACACTGACCAATCACAGAATGTCTCCGGCTGGGGGTTGGGCACTGCCCCTACTTCCCGTGGGAAAGAATTACCCCCCTACCAGCTGAGGTGGCAGAAGGATGATGGGATTTATAGTTCTGTATTGCGGAGACGGCTGCTTCCACCTTCTCTGTAAAAAGCAACAGCCGAGCGGCTTGTACTCACCTTGTTTGGCCAATAAGAGCAATCAGTCTGGCAGCTCCCGCTGATATGTACAGACACATAGGCAACAAGGCACTGTAGCACCACTCTTATTGGTAGTCGCTGTGACTACTGCAAGCTCCCATGATCCTCAGCAGCTGGCTTAGCCACACCCTCTGATAAAGAGATCCGGCCACACCCCCATATATGCAAAGTAACCACAGATATAGACCTTGCCCCACCCCCTAACATCTGAATCATTGTTAATTAGCCCCACCCCTTAAATCATTGTGCATTAGCCACACCCCCTGACATCAGAATTACTGTGAATTAACCACACCCCCTTACATCAGTATTACTGCGAATTAGCCACACCCCCTTACATCAGAATTACTGTGAATTAGCCACACCCCCTTACATCAGAATTACTGTGAATTAGCCACACCCCCTGACAATGGACCTAAAAACCTTGAAACACCCGTTTTCTATTGTCAGTGGGAAACTACCGCCCCATAGGCAGCAATATATGTCACTCAAACAAGCCACGCCCACTCCATTCAGGGTCAGTCATTGGCTGGTTATAGCACAGTTGTTAAGGGGAACATACCACTATCATTAATATAGGGGGACTGCATAATTCTATTGTATAATAAAACCCCTCTCAGTAGGAGTGTCAGGACCTGTTAGCAATGTGGGCGGGGCCCTCCTTCACTCGCGGTACCAACCCCCACCTCCCATGTCACTTTAACGAAAGCTAATATGGCTGAGTGAGAACATTGGTGGAACAGGGGCTCCACCTAGTGGTTAGCAGAAGGTATTGCAGCTAAAACAAAGCATTACTTATGGCAGCTTCTGTGTCCAGAGAGATAGAACAAAACCCTGTGGGCCGGCATCGAGTCCTCTGTCCATAGCACTTACTTGACTGACCCCCAAATCCCGAGATGGTTCCTAATGAGACCACGCCAGACACAGAACCGGACACACGGGTTCCCAGAACCCCACAGGCTCCAGCCATGAAATAAATAGGATTTAATATTAAATAGAACACTCAGCACAGCGAGGGCACCGCGGGGAATATTTACAGTAAACACCCTGCCCATAACGAGGTGGGAGCGGCCGGGCCGGATTGGGCCAATCACATGCCCTGGTACTGAAAGACTTTGATGCAGTTGTGCATACTGTCGGCTACCAGGAGCAGGGAGTCCTGCCACAGGGCCACCCCCCGGGGGCTGCTCAGACCCTCCGACACTAGGACCTTTGCAGGCCGTTTGGGTGGATAGTAGACAATACAGTGTGTGTTACCCCAATCTGCCACCAGAACCCCCCCCTCACTGTCTATACAGACCCCCCATGGGTTAAAGAGTTTGGGGCCAAGAGTTTCCTTGAGTCCCAGGACCTTGAGGATTTGCCAGTCCTCCCCGAGCACCTTCACACAGCAGCCCCCATCCAAGCCCCGCTCTGTCACGGCCACTAGCCCTTGGCTGTTGGAGGCCACCAGGTAGGGCTTGTTGAAACCAGGGACGATGGTGCTCTCCTTGTGGCCTCCAGTCACCGATTGGACATTCAGGGTACAAACCGTCCCCAACTTCATGTCTGCCACAATGAACTCATCTTGATAGTTGGTGGTGATGCCCCTTGGGGCCCCAAAGTTCTTGGAGATGACTTGCAGTAGGCGGCCATGCTTGTTGTACACTTCCACGGTGCGGTCGGTCGAGTTGGTCAAGGCCACCAGCCCTCGGTTGCTCACGGCAACGTCAAAGTAATTCTTAGCCTCCAGGGCAATTTGCTGCAGGATTTTGCCCCGGGAATTCATTATCTGCAGCCTTCTGTTCCCATAATCCACCACATAGAGGGAACCCGCCTTGGTGGCATATAAACCATGGGGCAGATTGAGCTCGGCCCGGCCAGACCCAAATTTGCCAAACTGCCGTACAAGACCTTTGGGCTTCTCACCGTTAACTCTTTGGCAGTCTAGAAGATTAGACTCACTTTTACTGAACCCATCCGCCTTGTAGCCGAGGCGCCGAGAGCATCGGGCGGACTTCACCCTGGTTTGGGACAGTCTTCCGTAGACTCGACTGGACCCAGGGGGAGCAGAACTGACCAAGGGTCTTGGATTGGACCAACAACTTGAGGCACTAGAGGAGGAGTCTCTCCTGTCGGATCCAGATGGTGGTCTGTGGGGCCTAGAGTTGAGCTGCCTTGAAACCCGTTCTAGATAGGGCAAGGAGGCCGATCGTAGGACATTCTTTT
This sequence is a window from Xenopus tropicalis strain Nigerian chromosome 2, UCB_Xtro_10.0, whole genome shotgun sequence. Protein-coding genes within it:
- the LOC100490565 gene encoding ankyrin repeat domain-containing protein 50-like isoform X3, whose product is MTPSKLRGRPFYCREWALQRLQHCLEGLGGTRTPGILITGAPGAGKTALCAEILWPSSEAGCCSRLSSRVLAYHFCQAHTHASLCPHQFIQSLAQQLRESPLISGYNADTEACQGDLDEAFKRLLLLPLLALPAPTQNLFLLVDSLDETCSCCQSEGFPSETNCSIAELLANHHELLPPWLLLVCSARRQNKAVSRMFTGFRRLCLDDLRKAHIVRDVQQYILCRLDREEALRQHLTLDTAEMLNQLHIKSNGCFLYLERVLDGVAEGSILLREIRHIPGTLNGLYLWLCQRLFSGKQFYQAQALLNVLLASPRPLSASELRGAAWTKQMQNWSERDFEKSLESISGLLRSVDEPQGSQVLFHHSFSEWLLDVKYCTQKYLCNVSEGHSMLAMTLSTRAQYLQPNEVHQLARHLLLCDLRGLEPSHLALWLLWTGVPVSDCLVSDIPLELDVLQLLLLAGAHLDGSCDLLDSDVLRKTLEKGASVELLLENGAGLHQRDRNGRTLLAAAAHAGNLEAVKLMLSMGADLETTDEDGQTPLGLAAHQGHLAIVQLLLSHGAQPDHPDNRGWTPLRSAAWGGHTEIVEALLSAGAQPDVCGSDGRTALRAAAWGGHEGAVKALLKAGAQADHADPEGRTPLMAASYMGHRPVAKLFLDAGVDVNRSDSEGRTALAVACLCIPAGRGYPELISLLLEHRADTELPDGDGMTPLLVAAYEGQAEVAELLLEAGADPDRAGRGRMTPLLAAALGGHAETVRVLLLWGAATDATDTEGRSALGMAASAARGEEAVRVLLERGLDENHRDQLGWAPLHWAACEGRRNSCRALVDGGAKVSARDREGCTPLHLAAQEGHTSSAELLINRGAPIDQRDADGRTALCLAALGDHRGPVELLLRKGADPNVKDSKGVPLLQLLVLQGQMAMVELLVEQGADIEGQDPEQRTALHAACWQGNWEMAQLLLVKGKAQPNAPDKDRRTPLHCATWRGHPSIARLLLQHKAFPDAQCSQGATPLCIAAQEGHEDLARVLLEEGKAYAQHADNYGRTPVRVAAKGGHLAIVHLLVSHGAPPYQGPMGQAPEKRTPEKKPMCRQEDSWSTLSPVSTGSCSMENSLKSSQGSILTSSTYHSQATVPMDSLTFTQQVQQHSLPRSRSRQAIALTGMINYPVPQGASGSHLARPSAMLHQTSSSFQDLGAWEGVGGHNQFSCPSEYELKRNCILTNPKYGSPKYPHAKTGDSGFSLERNGHNVSSPGGTRVHMFSQHQTGSSGYSSRGTVSPGEVREAGDPLRSALKCGVPVYPPRDEVSLYPTKKAANPVSSPKKMGNPRKGGEAVLSHKIIPEPTHSPRKVTEPTHSPRKVTEPTHSPRKVTEPTHSPRKVTEPTHSPWKVTEPSHSPRKVTEPTHSPWKVTEPPHSPRKVTEPTHSPWKVTEPPHSPWKVTEPPHSPRKVTEPSHSPRKVTEPSHSPWKVTEPPYSPWKVTEPPYSPWKVTEPPYSPWKVTEPKHSTPNVPQPKRMLEPDHYSKKIPESINSFQTVGEPMDSPRKSGEPHYSPRKMTEPIHSPRRTGHVVYSPRDPSCSPTKTTDTRMSPLSPPTDTPGSPVISITTMDPQLHLKQAIKLQFEGRTCGFNYRKETPL